The Elusimicrobia bacterium HGW-Elusimicrobia-1 nucleotide sequence TCGGGTTCGCCTGCGCGAACAACAGGGGCATAAAAGCGTCCGACGGAGAATATATTTTACTGCTGAATTCCGACGCGGGATTGAAACCCGGCACCGCGGATACTATGCTGGACTATATGGACAAAAATCCATCCGTGGGTGTGCTCGGCCCCAAGCTCGTTGGCCCGGACGGAGACATTATTCAGATGTCGTGGGGATGGTGCCCGACAATATTCAAAGAATTGGTCCAAAAAACGCTCGACCCGCATAACATCGCCCGTTACAAGCTTGTGAAAAATATCGTACGGCGGCTCGGCGCGCGCAACAGGGAAGTCGAACTTGTATACGGCACAAGCATGCTCATCCGCCGCAAGATACTTGAAAAAACCGGACTGCTCAACGAAAATCTTTTTCTTTATTTCGAAGAGCCGGATTTCTGCCCGCGCGTTAAAAGCGCAGGTTACAAAGTAGTATATCTGGCGGGGGCGGAGGTCACGCACAAACACGGTTGCACCATGAAGGTCGCGGGAAAATATACCACACTGGTTTATCGGGAAAGTCAACTTTATTTCTATAAAAAACATCGTTCCGCATTTCAACAAAAAATACTTAAACTTTATCTGTTATTTAAATTTTATATATTAAAGTTTATATCTCCTGCGGGATCAAACTTCTATGATGAGCTTATAAATCTGGTAAAAGAGACGGGCATAGAAAGGATTCTAATTATTAAGTTAAGCGCTATCGGGGATGTTTTAATGGCGACACCTGCATTTGAAACAATAAGAAATAAATACCCAAAAGCAAAAATATCTTTGTTGATAGGAAATTGGGCAAAAGATATAGTAAAAAGTAACCCAAATATTGATGAGATAATTTCCATCGATGAGAATATTTTCTGGAAGAAAAGAATTATTCCTCTGCTGAACCTTTTTTTCTTATTGAGAAGAAAAAAGTTTAATGCGGTTTATATTATGCACTGGTCAAATTTATTTAATTTTTTTACTTTTCTTTTGGGCATTAAAAAGAGAATTGGATTTGATAGGTTTGGAAAGGGTATGTTTCTAACTAAAAAAGTTCCGTTCAGTGAAGGAGAAATGCCGCATACCATCTATAAATATGGAAATCTTGTGAGTGCTAATTTAGAAAATTGTAAGATAAATATTTATCTTACAGATGACGAGACAAATATTGCAGAGAAAGAACTTGCAAATTATGGGTTAAACCCCATTGATAAAATTATAGGAATTGCGCCCGGCGGCGGTGAAAATCCTAAAACAAAAATGTTGACAAAACGCTGGCCTGTTGAATATTTTATTGAGCTCATAAAGAAAATTACATTTGAACTTAACATACCTGTAATATTATTTGGGAGCAAAACAGAATCAGCTCTGGGCACTGCAATTGAAGAAGCAATTAAAAAGGATAAACTACTTGTCAACTTCATAGGCAAAATGGACTTAAGACAGACCGCTGCGATTATGAAAATATGTCAAATAGTAGTGACGAACGATTCCGCATCATTACATTTAGCCGGAGCGGTTGGAACTAATACGATATCAATTTTTGGTCCGACACCTCCATGGGATAAAATCCCGCTCGGAAACAATCACAAATATTTTTATAAAAAATTACCATGCAGCCCCTGCTATAAATACGGAAAATTCCCTAAATGCCGGGGAATCTCTTGTTTAAGGTCAATTAAACCAGATGAGGTTTTTCAAAAAGTTAAAGAACTGATTCTATGAAGATAATGCGTTTAAAAGTATTTATTCCTAAGTTTTTCTTGCCAATAAAAAATTTATGAAAACCGCAATCATACACGACTGGCTTACCGGAATGCGCGGGGGGGAAAAGATTCTGGAAAAAATGTGCCGCTTGTTCCCGTCGTCGGATATATACACGATAGTATGGAACAAAGGCAGGATGTCGAGTGAAATCGAGAGCCATCGCATTATTACGTCTTTCATCCAGAAACTTCCGGCAGGCACAAGCAAATACCGTTATTATCTGCCGCTGATGCCGGCCGCCATAGAGGCCTTTGAACTCCGCGGGAACGAACTGATTTTTTCCATAAGCCACTGTGTGGCCAAAGGTATCGAAAAAAAACCGGGACAGACGCACATATGCTATTGCAACACTCCGATGCGCTACGCCTGGGATTCTTTCGGCGATTATTTTTCGCCGCGCAGAAACTTTTTTACGTGGGCGGCTATGTCATTTTTCCGTCCGTATCTTAAATGGTGGGACAAATCCACCGCGCGCGGAGTCGATTATTTCATCGCCAATTCCCGGAACGTCGCGGAACGCATCAAAAGACACTGGGGACGGGATTCCGCCGTTATTTATCCGCCGGTCGATACGCAATTCTACACTCCCTCGCCCGACGTCTCGTCGGCGGAGGACTTCTATCTGGCGGTTTCGGCGCTGGTGCCGTATAAAAAAATAGATCTTGCCGTCAAAGCTTTTAATATGCTCGGCAAAAAATTAAAGATAATAGGCACCGGTCCCGAAGCTGATTATTTGCGAAAGATCGCCGGCCCCACTATTGAGTTTCTGGGATGGCGCGACGCCGAATCTATCAGAGATCATTACAGAAAATGCCGGGCGCTGATATTCCCGGGCGAGGAAGATTTCGGAATAGTGCCGCTGGAGGCGCAGTCGTGCGGACGGCCCGTGATTGCCTACGGCAAGGGCGGAGCGCTTGAAACGGTTGTCAACGGCGAAACGGGCGTGTTTTTCGGCGAACAGACGGAAAACGCCTTGCGCGGCGCGGTGAATCGGCTGGAACAAATGGAATTCGACGCGGCGCGTATTTCATCGCACGCTTCAAAATTCTCGGACGAAAACTTTAACGCCGCTATAAAAAAGTTTCTGACGAATCATGTCCCTGGATTTTACGAGTGACGTCCGACGGGGGGGGGAGTAGGAACGGGGGAAATCTGGCGGAGAGGGCGAGATTCGAACTCGCGATGGACACAAGGCCCATACCGGTTTTCGAGACCGGCGCCTTCAACCACTCGGCCACCTCTCCATAAAACGCTGTAATTTTCTGCCTGCCAAAATCTATCGCCCCGACGCCATACCCGGGCGGTGGGGTTGATTTTACCAAAT carries:
- the waaF gene encoding lipopolysaccharide heptosyltransferase II; amino-acid sequence: MMKLSIIIVNYNTRELLAECLASIRKYPPSHKYETIVVDNASSDDSRDMVSRDFSEVKLLANDSNLGFACANNRGIKASDGEYILLLNSDAGLKPGTADTMLDYMDKNPSVGVLGPKLVGPDGDIIQMSWGWCPTIFKELVQKTLDPHNIARYKLVKNIVRRLGARNREVELVYGTSMLIRRKILEKTGLLNENLFLYFEEPDFCPRVKSAGYKVVYLAGAEVTHKHGCTMKVAGKYTTLVYRESQLYFYKKHRSAFQQKILKLYLLFKFYILKFISPAGSNFYDELINLVKETGIERILIIKLSAIGDVLMATPAFETIRNKYPKAKISLLIGNWAKDIVKSNPNIDEIISIDENIFWKKRIIPLLNLFFLLRRKKFNAVYIMHWSNLFNFFTFLLGIKKRIGFDRFGKGMFLTKKVPFSEGEMPHTIYKYGNLVSANLENCKINIYLTDDETNIAEKELANYGLNPIDKIIGIAPGGGENPKTKMLTKRWPVEYFIELIKKITFELNIPVILFGSKTESALGTAIEEAIKKDKLLVNFIGKMDLRQTAAIMKICQIVVTNDSASLHLAGAVGTNTISIFGPTPPWDKIPLGNNHKYFYKKLPCSPCYKYGKFPKCRGISCLRSIKPDEVFQKVKELIL
- a CDS encoding glycosyltransferase family 4 protein, with the protein product MKTAIIHDWLTGMRGGEKILEKMCRLFPSSDIYTIVWNKGRMSSEIESHRIITSFIQKLPAGTSKYRYYLPLMPAAIEAFELRGNELIFSISHCVAKGIEKKPGQTHICYCNTPMRYAWDSFGDYFSPRRNFFTWAAMSFFRPYLKWWDKSTARGVDYFIANSRNVAERIKRHWGRDSAVIYPPVDTQFYTPSPDVSSAEDFYLAVSALVPYKKIDLAVKAFNMLGKKLKIIGTGPEADYLRKIAGPTIEFLGWRDAESIRDHYRKCRALIFPGEEDFGIVPLEAQSCGRPVIAYGKGGALETVVNGETGVFFGEQTENALRGAVNRLEQMEFDAARISSHASKFSDENFNAAIKKFLTNHVPGFYE